The Geotrypetes seraphini chromosome 12, aGeoSer1.1, whole genome shotgun sequence nucleotide sequence agcacctttaaTGCTCACCTTCGACGTGCGATGCACCATTGGCCCGTCCCCTTTTAAGGATGATCTCCGGTGGATGATGTTGGGGTGGACAGAGGTACCTCTCACTGATGCCCCTTGTTCTTTCCTACCTTCTGTtgttccttcttcccctctcctgttctcttctctgcttttctctccttctcttttcctgcctcctgcttgcctgcccaagcctgtttaactgagctccattggcccctccccttttaaggaggagctccagtGGATGATGTCAGGGATGAtgatgggcggagctacctcttgctgatgccccttgctctctcctgccttctgttgctccttcttcccctctcctgttctcttctctgcttttctctctttctcttttcctgcctcctcacatctgatatgaaagcttagggatctgctaagctatgatcttctcatgtattttcaactgcacatggctaggatcactaagctctcatggaAGGAACCCCTACACCTGAAATGAAGCAGTTGTGGCTCAATGGGTAcaagccctgtgctcatcttccagaggtcatgggcTCAAATCCCagtacatattttaattgtggcattctaccttgaaggtgcaccttgataatctcacaatgaggtcagcattgtgcagctgtacACCTCCATGTGCAAAGAAGTAGAAGCCATGATAAGGTCagtatttgtttttttctgtttttaagcttttgcaaatgaagttatgtatgcaatctatatattttttcaagtgctttctttgctttcaataatgagctgattggagcactattTAGTCAGGAAAAAAGGTAgctttttagtaaaaaaaaaaaaaaaagctgtgttttttcatatgctctgcttcagttaatggatgttttcctctaattagcaaataacattgctgtttacaaaaatggaaagttttgcatgtaatatatctgttttgatgtgccctgtttgtGTGGTGctaattaaatgtattttgagcttaataaacctaaaataaaaacccagaaaactattcagcagatcacattaatgacatccaaactgtgcctaagttccgtccttagaactcaggtctatctgaagctcaaactatgctcaaaagtagacctggttttcattcgtcTACAATGCAGGCATGAGATGAATGCCCTAGGTTGCTCAGCATTATGCAAATAAATTGAAGGATGCTCTTATGGAAGCCTCGCCTAGACCACGCCCATTCCACACCCATGCCTATTCCCTTAGGCGTGAGTTTTCCCAATGgtcatccatgaaattgtggatgcACCTACAAAGTGACATCCACATCTTTTGGACATCCATGTGACAATTAtcacttgttaagacccttaaatggctcattaaccacttagtttggatgcctaagtcccgCTCAGCATTAGGCAGGATTTAGGCCCCCTTTATAGAGTCAGGGCCTTAGGAGATAGAGGGCTAAATGCTCTAAAAAATGACCATTAATACTGTGTGGATTGCTGCAGGCTGATTTTTTGGCCAGTTCTGAAATGGTGATTAGTTTTGCAGAGGTTCGCCATAATCCCATCCAATTAGTCATTCTGAGAGTGAatttgacacatgtgcagaatagtccACATGATACAAGCACAAATGTATGCTTGTGCCAAGGATTACAATGTAAATACATATAAGCATCAGACATAGGCATGCCTCATTGTGGCACGTCATATGTATATGTTATAGCTGCATGTCAAAGGCATCAGCTGCAAAGCATTATTGTCACAAAAGTGTTTTAAGAAGTCTATTGGTTGATATTTTCCTGTTCCGTGGGCTATTGGGAAATCAAACAGTTAGGTGAATAGTTAGGCTGCATTTATACTTTTCCattgtgttggtttttttaaaaaattggttggTTATTTTGGGGTAATGTGAGTATTAAAACATGGTCAATGCTGGGGGGTccattgttgtttttttatgggtttttttaaattgttggctCTCTATTTCATGGCAATATCAATGGATGCATAGAGTGGGAGTTGTGCTTGATGATTGATGAGATTGTCTTTGGAGTGACACATGCATGCTGTGGTTGGGGGCAGGTTCTTAGGTATAGCCTCTTTGGGACTCAGTTTTGCAACACAATCATTTAAgtggcagctgagtgagtgcatttgtatgtcagtatgagtttgaattgtattcagaaattgATGGTAAGCCAGTGAagagactttttttatttttttattattttgttcaaatctattttattaagcaacagtaaatacaacagcaataacaTAGTGGCTCTCAAGTAATAagagtcatgcagctgaattctggatgggAGTGAGAAGtataagcggaaggcctgagattAGCGAGTTGCACATCAATGGTGCCCAAGAATAGATAAGATGGTGAGTTGGCTGTGTGGTTCAGTGGAGTATTTGGTTTCATTTATAGATTaatggaggggctttaggcacctgggccaccCAGAGTCTTATGtcaccttcccagtgcattctgggatgcattgggagtggcctTAGACACTGATTGGCCAGGTCCCTAAGGCCACATTTTTTGACAGTATTTTCTTTAACTTTTGAGCACAGGACTGTCAATTTAATGTGACATGAGAAGGTTTGGACTCCAGTGAGTAATACAAATTGTGGAAATGGTGTTAACATAAGCCATTAGAAGAGGTTACGTTtccatttaaataaataaacatctataagaatttagagacagtATTTTCTTAAGTAAAAAACTTTGAGCACAGGACTATcactttaataagatattaaaaaGTTTGGACCCTTGAGAGCAGTACGAATTGTAGAAATGACATCAACACAAGCAGTGATTGGTCTGCAGTCAGCGTCTAATTTAAATGACAGGCACCATCTTTGAAACCATTTGAGAGCAGAGACTGACTGAGAAAGTATGGACCCCTGTGGTTTGAAAAATAAGTTAGTAATACATTGTAAGATCTTCTGTTCCTGTCTgctcaatctaatctaatctgggatttatgagtcaCACAATGCCTAAAAAGGTTCATAACTTTCAGTACACTTTAAGGAGATaaatgcatgcaaacagatctcatgcatattcattggggaaatcctgaaaacccgactggattccagcccttgaggactggagttgcccacccctggtctaatctaatctaatgtagtcttcgatttatataccaGATCATCTCCCAACAGAGCTCGACATGGTTCACaagtaattaagactagagtacataagaagAGCATGAGAGGAGTAAATGTTGCATTGCTATCATTTCATTGATTCTATAGTTAAGCcatatagcagtgattcccaaccctgtcctggaggaacaccaggccaatcgggttttcaggctagccctaatgaatatgcatgagagagatttgcatatgatggaagtgataggcatgcaaatttgcttcatacatattcattagggctagcctgaaaaccctattggcctggtgttcctccaggacagggttgggaaccactgccatatagtatagtagagggagagagaaatattgcagTATATGACAAAATATGGTAAAACATTGTCTGATAGCATGGTCAGTTAAAATCTTGTTGAGGAAGAAGTTTGCAAGGTCTCGGGCTGTCAGTTGTGACTTATATTCATAAGTGACCTTTTCAGGTGGTGCTGTAAGGTTGTGTACCAGGTGAAATAACTTCTTGTTGTTTACAGTTTTATTCTCTATATCTTGGGAATAATAGTATTTCTTAGTCTCAGCAATATTAAATTTCTATTTGTTGATGGTCCTGTCCCCTTAGTCTATCCCTTCTCGCTTGCACTATACAATAAATATTATCTTTTGATCTCTTCCAGGATTGGCTGCAAACCGACCTCTGCAACCTCTCCTCTTTCTTGCTGCTTGTAATTCCACTCCTTGCTGCCTCTGAATGGTGCCTAGCTACTGCCTGGCTGTGTCTTCTCCCAATCAAGCACTCAGGTGACCTCGCAAACCTTGCCATTCATTTTAACAAAGCCCTCTCAGGGCAGCACAAGCCATGACAAAGGAGCATGAACTAAGAACACTACTTAGTATGCTCCTTTGTGCACCTCCTGAGGGTTCCTCCCTATTCTCACTACCTTACTTTTTGTATGTTTCTGTTTCCTTTCTGTATTTCTCTTCTTATAGCTCCAATTCACATTCTGCTTCTCATACTCCTCTCCCCAGTCTTACTCCCTAtccctttccactccaccccaCAGAACCTCACCATCATTCTTCTCATTTTCCTATCCCTTTCACCAGCCATCTTGTCATCTACCTTATTTTCCACTCTCAAGCTCAAATATTCTTTCCATTTCATTTGTCTCCTTTATCCTTTGAGCACCTCCCATTTTTGTTATTATTGTCACCATTTCCCTTTGCTTTGACACACTTTGCTGCTCCTTTTTCTGCTCACTATGGGGGGTGCCATTGCCACCCTAGCTCTCCATACCATCTGATTCCCCACATGAATAATTGCCTCAACCTTATTCTTATTCCTTCCCTCtggccctcttctctccctttctcatgtgccctgtggaatACTCACTCTGCCTCCAACAAACTGCCCTGTATTTATGTCCTCTTTATCTCCCAGTCCCTCCACCTGTTTGCTCATACTGAGAcattctgctgctgctgattattctgctgctgctgctgctccctcCCATGGGGGCTACCACTTCTCTCATATACCACGCCCTATTGATCAAGGCAGAGGTGTTGGGTGGCTTTTCTCTCCTTTTTGCAGATTTCAACCTCTTTTCCCACCCCAATTACACTGCCCTTCCTCATTTGAAGCCACTCTATCTGCCTATTGATTTCTCTATCTCTTTGGATAGCGGTCATATATCATCCCCTGGCatgtcccttcctcctttctcactGAGTTTGACTCCTAGCTTTCCATCTTCCTTGATTCATCTTCTTCCCCCTCATTCTTAGAGATTTTAACATTCATGCTGATGATCCCTCTGACATTTTTGCCTCTATGTTTTTTGCCTTAACCTCCTCATTTGACCTCCACTACCCTGACTCACTGGCATGGTCACTTCCTTGATCTTGATTCCTCTCTAACTGTTCCCTCTCTAAGTTCTCCATCTCACTGTTTGCAGTGCTATTCTAACAGATAGTAACTGAACACTGTTTCAGACTGGCAGATAAAAGATAGCAAGCACGCAACATGGACGGAACTATACATTAGAGAATGAAAGAGGTTTTACAGTTGGCACATTAGGGTTCAGATGAAGCATTCAGCAAGACAGAATGTTTGTGTACCCAGATAAGCAGCTTCAGGTTTTGCAAAAAGAGCTTATGTTTTTTGCTAAGACTACCTCTTTTTTTTGTGATGGAAATAATATGAATTGAACTGCTCCAGCTCTGCTAGTgaattattgattttttttttaaaattatctttaaaagaagttattttaaaataatattacAGTTACATACATTGAATGAAAGGCTATAACAAAAATAGCATTACAGTCACATAAAGTGCTTGAAAGGACACAACAATTTTGTGAGGAAGTTTTTTCTGATCAATTACTATGTGCTGGATTGGCATAGAGGTTTAATACATAATCCATTCTAAAAGCAATACTGAGATCTTGTCCTTCCTTTATAGCATTTCTCTATAGTAATATTTGAGTGATTTTATGCTATTGGTTGGGTTATCTTATAAGGATTTTTATAAGTTATTTAGCCAAGTTAGAAGGAAGAGTAACAAACAACACACCAGTGGCACAGTAAAACAACTTTTATTTAATTTGGGATTCTCTAGTTTTCTTTGTAAGTCTTTACATATTTTGTAAGGTACTTTTTGTTGTTCATATCAGGCCTCAGTAGGATTATATAGCATTTGGGGATAAAAATACAACTAAGAAGTCCTGCACTGGAGGCCAAGATAGCAAATATCTCTACCACCACCATGTACTTGCCTCTGGTACTCAGGTATGTTGGGATAAAAGCCACCCAGACACTGCAGAAAACCACCAAACTGAAGGTGATGTGTTTGGCTTCATTAAAAGtgtcaggtagatttcttgcaAGGAAAGCAACGACAAAGCTGATACTAGCTAGAAATCCAAGGTAACCCATAACACAATAAAATGCAATCATTGATccttcattacattcaattaCTATTGTTCCAATTTCTGATTCAGTGTTTTGATATGGAAATGGGGGAGCAGTACACATCCAGACAAGGcatagaaaagcttgaagaagagaaCAATAAATAACTATTGAATTTGATACATTGGGACTCATCCAGTTCCGGAGCTTACTTTTGGGCTTTGTGGCTTGGAAGGCAATGACCACAGTGATGGTTTTTGCAAGtactgaggagagagagattgagaaCATGATACCAAAGGTAATCTGACGGAGAATGCAGGTTAACTTATCAGGATGACCAATGAATATTAATGAACAGAGGAAGCAAAGCATAAGGGAGATGAGGAGAACATAACTCAAGCTACGGTTGTTTGCTTTGACTATTGGAGTTTGCCTGTATTTAATGAAGATTCCCAAAATGAGAGCACAGATAAAACAGATGAATATGCTGATCAGAGTCAAAGATATTCCCAAAGGTTCTTCATAGGATAGAAAGGTTATCTTTCTTGGGATGCAGGCATCTCTTTTCTGATTGGACCATTGGTCCTTTCGGCACTTTTCACAGCTACCCATATCTGAGAAAAAAGAAGAATATCTCATTTTTTTCTCAAACATTAAAGATAGACATTAAGTGACAATATTTCTCTCATAATAAGGAATATTTTTGTTTAAAACTTATACTACACTAGAATATAAAGTATAGAGCAATAAAATTGTAATGATTTACATATAGACATTATTTGACATATCAACTAGTCATTTGGAGAcaagcatagtaacataataaatgatggcagataaagacatgaacggtccatccagtctgcacataagttatacccatttaaaaaatacatgattaaattaacttgtatcttctttgatatttctgggccatagaccttatcctaggttccaaatgcaaaaggtgccatccaagctcactccagcctatccaaccatcttgtTGTTTGCAGGATGTCTACTATatagtctggccagtaacatcctcatgttccaaattagtggagttccaaatgatgcccaccccagcccatcctacaccaaatcaccatatacaggacacaggctGTGCAGGTCTGGTATAAAATTACACTTCTGTTATAAATTTGTCTCTTCTCTAAAAGTGAACAAAACACATTAATATCACATACATATCATCAAAGGAAAATGGGAAACATCCCATTAGGAATTTATTTTTCTCACTATATAAAATAGGGTCATAGGAAAATAAAGTAAATTATGTGTTATAATTTTTGTGACATCAAAGTCCTTATTTTAGAAGAATTAGCTATTTATATACATACACACCAGCATTTACATATGTATATTGTAAACATGCATTaaaccctatggggctcataatttaaaaaaagtcccAAAAATGACCTACAtctgtacttggatgatcaaaaggacagatcatccaagtactgataatcaaagctggtcttagacatatctaaaaccagattaggcctttcctctgccactgaatgcctaaagttaaaagggacatttttggaggaggggaaagggtgggaggtaggagggatgtgagctgacctagacttagtcatagagcaagtataaccaaaagtttaacgaggttGCCCTGTCAGAACTTATGTTTTGAGTTAGACTGGGATCCCTGCACACCCCTgacaccccacccaccccactaATACTGGCAGGAGCTATCCCAGGGCCTCCTGGTGAAAGCGTACTCCaatacccccacccacccctcgaatactgacaggagggatcccaagccctcctactAAGGGCACATGCCCTGTGAACCCAAGAACAGCCCCCTAAACACCCAAAAGTCCCCCCACTATCCAGCTCCCTATTCCcagctgccccccaccccccgcttACCTTAacattggccggacagatgggtccCAAATCTATCCATCCGGCAGGCCTGCTATCCTCAGAATGATGGGCctagagcctgattggcccagatgcctaaggccccacccatagtaggggccttaggcacctgggccaaccagaattggtccagttgccttaggccctaCCTAAGGGTGGGTCCTTAGCCACATGGGATAGGATCCCTCCTGTCGTAttcatggggtgggtgggggtgttggggtaTGCCTCAGCAGGAGGGCATGTGATCACTCCTGCTGGCATTCATGTGGTGGGTGGGAGTGGTGGGGGTGCGCCTCTGCAGGAAGGCTTGGGATCACTCCTGCcagtttggggttttgccaggggAGATCGCGATTGTTGCAGTGGGGGATGGGCCAGTTACAGGATTCTATAACCAGCGTTGTTTTTTGACAGATACCTGtaacagaatcctgcttttagttgaaggactggcccctccttcgcctaaaaggtctgggtttgggcatttgggacttagatgattttttggtcaggaatgtggtgtagggatagatgtagtggcagtctgggccagtagattgctgaacgtgcaggtaggccattctcaaaaaaacctccatttgaacatttttttagaatggacattttactgcTGCCAATTTCAGCATCTACTGACTTTATTAACAGGTATTTTTGTGGCAAATATACCTTTGACTTTTTCGCAATTCCTATATGGACTGACCAGATGCTTTTTCCTTATGGAAGAGGGTTGATGCAATAGGATGTGTTCTACCATTTTGAGACAGCTGAAGGACTGAAGTGAAGAGGGGATGTGTCTAGATTACCTACTTCTTAACTACTCCTACCCAGTTCTTATTTTTAATGGATTATGGAATGAGATCAAAGTTCATGGGATAGTGCCATGTGCCATAATTATTAATTTCATTGGATTTGGGCTGAGATGCATTGGTCTATTATGACAACttgcacaaaaaaaacccaatggATTTTGGATTTTCTATTAGTCTACCATAGTCCAGTAGAATTGGAGCAAATGGGCATATTTCTTGTCCCTGTAGACACATGAACAGAGAAATGCAAAGGTTTTTAGAACATGCAACATATATTTCTACAAGATGTGGCTCACACGTAAGCAAATATGTGTAACCAACTAGAGTACATgctatgggactcattttcaaagctctTAGACACAAAAAAACACACAGGTTACTATAGTACTTTTTAAGTCTAACTAGTATAAATGCTGTTCTGCAAATATGAACATATTTTAAAATTGAGATACATATGGGTACATGACTTATACTTCCATATGTAGTTTATAGAATTCAATAAGTTAAATTCATATCTCTGGCATCTGGATACAAGCATGTAACTGAATTATCTGGCTGTCTTAAGTGtttgcacataagaacataagaacataagaacatgcatatgtatatatatgcatgcatatatatatatgcatgcaTGCATATATATACAtgcatgcatatatatatatgcatgcaTGTATATGTATGCATGCATATGTATATATCCATTTATGCAAGTATTATATAAAATAAggtactttcctttatagaacagtgcccCAAATAAGTGCATTTGAGGTACCTAATTATCTAGTCCTtatactatccccctcttttactaatgtgtgcTAAGTGTTTTAACGTGTGCTAATTCAATGCGTGTGCTCACCGCTAATTTGTCCAAAGgaaaacatgcatgcattagcgtttagcatgtgattagcatagctcaccttagtaaaagacggtAAGATGAggtagccgttttagcacacactaaatgctaatgcatgcttgaacacatccataggatataatggacgcgttaatATGTGTTagaatttagcgcgtgctgaaatggctaccacatcttagtaaaaaggacctgCATATTTAACCCTCTATAGAACTGCTCTTCAAATAATTGGGGAATGGTACTCAATATATCAAGACTATTCCGTTGGCATGAAacaaaagatttttttatttttattatttttacttaAATGGATAGTAGAAGCACTGCTTGTACTTTTGTTAGCTGTGGGTAAGATTGAGGCTGTCCTTATAGGAAGCACAAGTGAGATGAGATCAAATGAAAGAtgttattagagccaaaagaacatcctttaaaaatggaaaaaggatcaaaaTGAAAAAAGCAACGTAAGCACTGTCAAGTTAAATGtgaagcattgataaagaaagattaaaaaaaagaatatgaatagAAACTTGCTAAAAAGGCAAAAACTCAAACTAGCAACTTATTCAGGTATATCAGAAGAAGAAATCTGTGAGGAAATCCATGGGACTATCAGATCAATGATGAGCTAAAGGGACACTCAGGTAGAATAAGTTCATACAaagaaactaaccccctcttttataaaggtgtgttagccattttagcacatgctaaaatgcatagaggggcataataaaaaaaaacgtctaagtccccttttggcctaagtccttaaacgttcaaagcaaaagcagggaaagtgtccataaccaaaacaaacgtccttgttttgattatggcctgcctctactaaatgcccagatcaccactatgtctacaagtGCACCCCCACgatgtctacactttttggccataatgaaccaaaaatacgcctaagccccaaacatccaacagaagggcttttaggcgaaggaggagccagtccttcgcctaaaatctggattctataactggtgtctgtcaaaaacaacaatggttacagaatccctccccctccacaatgatccaggcaggagggtgcccaagccctcctgccatgtcgaaccgcgaactccccacccacccccgacaacatcggggcaagagggagcccaatccctcttgccccggcgatcgtgcccccatGAAGACATTAGGGCAAGAGGAagcacaagccctcctgccccacaatCGCTAACCTCCCCTCCGATTACGGTCAGGCAGGAGGGAacacaagccctcctgccccgggcacccgcggcAACCCCCGAcaacagggcaagagggagcccaagccttcttgccccggtgacccccccccacctacacgaacgggccaggagggagcccaagccctcctggccccggcgacccccccacctacacaaatgggccaggagggatcccaagccctcctggcccatgTGACCCACTACCCCCactccccactacaatatgggcaggagggatcccaggccctcctgcccttgacacaaaccccctccccccaaagaccaccccccaagaaccccagatcgccccccccgccgacccacggtgggtaggttgctgggccgctgaactgatcgcaccagcggccatcagctcagcagcccctttttcggcacttagacctggtttgacttcgtctaagtcaaaaagatctaagtgccgactaggcaacctgtgaaATGGTTTGGTTAtgcctgttgtacgcctaggtgtaggttgacccacctcccgcccactgcccgccctttcccctcctctaaacacacctcttttctctctgtgcgtttagagacaggggaaaggcctaagctgtttttacatACGTCTAAgaaacagctttggttatgggtacttggacgatcaagctttttgatcgtccaagtagccatttaggacactttttagatgtttttttttttattattatgaaccccatagcgtaccttagtaaaaggagccaaagttaattctttgtttcagtctttacagaaaaaaatatataagatctgcctgaaccagaaatggttttcaacggtgatgatgtggaggatcTTATAGAATTcttagtgaatctggaagatatactGAGAAATTTGATAAGTTTAATaagtaataaatcacctggaccagttggtatacaccctagggtactgaaagaactcaaacatgaaattgacgatctgctgttagtgatctgtaacctgtcattaaaattgtCCATAGCAGCTGAAAATTAAAGGCTGATTGATGTAATACCCATTATTAAAAAGGGTTCTATGAGTgatttgggaaattacagactggtaagcatGACTTCAGTGTTGTGTAAAATAatgaaaattattataaaaaataaaattactgaacAAGTAGACAAAAATAGTTTAATGGAACAAAGCATGGATTCAttcgagggaggtcttgcctcactaatttgcttgatgtctttgaaggtgtgaataaacatgaataaaggtgagctggctgatgtagtgtatttagattttctgAAATTTTTGACAaagcccctcttttaccaaggtgcgctaaccgattagcatgcactaa carries:
- the LOC117346860 gene encoding vomeronasal type-2 receptor 26-like codes for the protein MQIDVHLTFTHSPIIEGLLVCKTFGTLAAIIEGLSAEESRQLSDVFKIYHNPQVSYKSQNLFMSDALKFPYFYRTVPSELHLCAGILRLLKHFNWTWALPQSKCSQSCPPGLRKSAIKGKPVCCYDCIPCPDGEISSQSDMGSCEKCRKDQWSNQKRDACIPRKITFLSYEEPLGISLTLISIFICFICALILGIFIKYRQTPIVKANNRSLSYVLLISLMLCFLCSLIFIGHPDKLTCILRQITFGIMFSISLSSVLAKTITVVIAFQATKPKSKLRNWMSPNVSNSIVIYCSLLQAFLCLVWMCTAPPFPYQNTESEIGTIVIECNEGSMIAFYCVMGYLGFLASISFVVAFLARNLPDTFNEAKHITFSLVVFCSVWVAFIPTYLSTRGKYMVVVEIFAILASSAGLLSCIFIPKCYIILLRPDMNNKKYLTKYVKTYKEN